The Calliphora vicina chromosome 3, idCalVici1.1, whole genome shotgun sequence genome contains a region encoding:
- the LOC135955202 gene encoding probable WRKY transcription factor protein 1, protein MPPKRDPSNNETPTTSSANNSNATLAALQANTTTSSTTNNGSNNTTATAAAAAAASLNALPILVADAAAEQRTIAYQANAKLCRLVRKCPWMYDRNHHNYAKKHILDKSWCKIARECNDSVASCKERWRNIRAAFARSINIYKTHSGPNRVKPYYLHKELSFLVKPMMEGRDKKDEYDDTPEGSGGGGGGVKDEETAEEGEAEDDDEEEEEPAEEEEDFHDDTADIKSAFEALNPDIRIQAETRYQKLLRNNNNNHNNNDFESSGIFEPHTEFTTASDAENEYHFNDEILSQSEAERRVAHMLQQNGLKRPPMHLETETYDTKRFKLSQTSNTASENDIRFLEALLPDMALMNTRQKIIFKRKIYQTLEEVFENSHDFPNIEHNKMEHTTTATNSSPPNQHSYHSSPLSSQTQVRQTVLTVNSSTARSLINNIANLNETELQKVNGFLQNSLRNLGPHQRLANGNNAPSSAAAKLMSSTPKITITKVTCPPPAALRNLGLAKPPSPSPATVSTTIHNPASAVISSNVHSTTSSNPGKACITQNGSNAASSSHQNNSPWTQLLPITIKDEIEDVDIV, encoded by the exons atgccACCCAAACGAGATCCCTCAAACAACGAAACCCCCACAACTTCCAGCGCAAACAATTCCAACGCTACTTTAGCAGCCTTACAAGCCAACACAACAACTTCCTCGACAACAAACAATGGCAGCAACAATACAAcggcaacagcagcagcagctgctGCCGCCTCTCTAAATGCATTGCCCATATTGGTGGCAGATGCTGCAGCCGAACAGCGGACTATAGCCTATCAAGCAAATGCTAAATTGTGCCGTTTAGTACGTAAATGTCCCTGGATGTATGATCGTAATCATCATAATTATGCCAAAAAGCATATATTGGATAAATCATGGTGTAAAATAGCCAGAGAATGTAATGATTCAG TGGCCTCTTGCAAAGAACGTTGGCGTAATATTCGTGCAGCCTTTGCTCGCTCTATTAACATTTACAAAACTCATAGTGGCCCCAATCGTGTTAAACCCTATTATTTGCACAAAGAACTCTCGTTCCTGGTAAAACCCATGATGGAGGGCCGTGATAAAAAAGATGAATACGATGATACCCCAGAAGGCAGTGGTGGAGGTGGAGGAGGGGTTAAAGATGAAGAAACTGCTGAAGAAGGCGAAGCCGAAGATGATGACGAAGAAGAGGAGGAGCCAGCCGAGGAGGAAGAAGATTTCCACGATGATACAGCCGATATTAAATCAGCATTTGAGGCCTTAAATCCTGATATACGCATACAAGCAGAGACTAGATATCAGAAATTATTacgcaacaataataataaccaCAATAACAATGATTTCGAGTCGAGTGGCATATTTGAGCCCCATACCGAATTCACCACAGCCAGTGATGCCGAAAATGAGTATCATTTTAATGATGAGATATTGTCACAAAGCGAGGCCGAACGTAGAGTGGCTCATATGTTGCAGCAGAATGGTTTAAAAAGGCCACCCATGCATTTGGAGACGGAGACCTATGATACTAAACGCTTTAAACTCTCACAAACTAGCAATACGGCCAGTGAAAATGATATACGTTTCTTGGAGGCATTACTGCCCGATATGGCGCTTATGAATACGAGGCAGAAAATCATTTTCAAGCGAAAAATCTATCAAACCTTAGAGGAGGTATTTGAAAATTCCCATGACTTTCCCAATATAGAGCATAATAAAATGGAGCAcactactactgctaccaacAGCAGCCCTCCAAATCAGCATAGTTATCACTCTAGCCCTCTTTCCTCACAGACCCAAGTACGCCAGACAGTGTTGACGGTAAACTCCTCCACCGCACGcagtttaattaataatatagcCAATTTAAATGAAACGGAGCTGCAAAAGGTTAATGGTTTCTTGCAAAATTCTTTAAGAAATCTTGGCCCACACCAGCGTTTAGCAAATGGCAATAATGCACCCAGCAGTGCGGCCGCCAAATTAATGTCTTCCACGCCCAAGATTACCATAACCAAGGTAACCTGTCCACCACCAGCGGCCTTAAGAAATCTGGGCTTAGCTAAGCCACCCTCACCCTCACCAGCCACCGTATCCACCACCATACACAATCCTGCCTCGGCTGTTATATCGTCCAATGTACATTCTACCACCTCCTCCAATCCGGGCAAAGCCTGTATTACTCAAAATGGCTCTAATGCAGCCAGCAGCTCTCATCAAAATAACTCTCCCTGGACCCAACTGCTGCCCATTACCATCAAAGATGAAATCGAGGATGTGGatatagtttag
- the LOC135954283 gene encoding uncharacterized protein LOC135954283, whose amino-acid sequence MSDTTKPDHYNINAKICRLVEQYPCMYDRSHPHYLKKDVVDQAWIKISKEMNDSISSCKERWRNIRTSYARSINVNKIPASANRTKPYYLHEELQFLAAHITPGIPVSRRSASNSYNGTNSFYTSPHSEKGDIPKVSLCDESIDSYAAVMHEEMEDKSQYNQEERSSSVASEATSKNTQEMEQDLQQLETAVVQQSTPTMQQQPSPQMLGQEEAEPEEPEFHPPVVQIEEDNVEIPVQNIRRDSINYACAPPKKRLRVKDNCYASDNFIDAKPDILPQHDYDGIFLQGLLPEMKAMDFRQKIIFKRRIYEVLGEIFDNSSQASSTTSNQIPHTNNASSSCSSVQAVNPSDLNMLRRLNNLLQEPTNSLNTTSTPARSASISSTVLSSPASPHSATMPTAKIGATTRSSASITRGRLSNANVVIPSQNVKEEPEGN is encoded by the exons ATGTCCGATACCACAAAACCCGATCATTATAATATCAATGCGAAAATCTGCCGTTTGGTGGAGCAATATCCCTGCATGTATGATCGTTCGCATCCCCACTATTTGAAAAAAGATGTTGTTGACCAGGCCTGGATAAAAATCTCCAAAGAAATGAATGATTCAA TATCATCCTGCAAAGAACGCTGGCGCAACATACGCACCTCCTATGCACGCTCCATAAACGTCAATAAAATACCAGCCAGCGCCAATCGTACCAAACCCTATTATCTCCATGAAGAGCTACAGTTTCTGGCTGCACATATAACACCCGGCATACCAGTGTCCCGCCGATCAGCCTCCAATTCCTACAATGGCACAAATTCATTCTACACTTCGCCGCACAGCGAAAAGGGTGACATACCCAAAGTCTCGCTGTGTGATGAGTCCATTGATAGTTATGCCGCTGTAATGCATGAGGAAATGGAGGATAAATCTCAGTACAATCAAGAGGAGCGCAGTAGCAGTGTGGCCAGTGAGGCAACCTCTAAGAATACCCAAGAAATGGAACAAGATTTACAGCAATTAGAGACAGCTGTTGTGCAGCAATCAACACCCACAATGCAACAGCAGCCATCACCACAAATGCTGGGCCAGGAAGAAGCGGAACCAGAAGAACCTGAATTCCATCCACCGGTAGTGCAAATCGAAGAGGATAATGTGGAAATACCAGTGCAAAATATTCGAAGAGATTCCATCAATTATGCCTGTGCGCCGCCCAAAAAGAGATTAAGGGTCAAGGATAATTGTTATGCCTCGGATAATTTCATAGATGCTAAG CCTGATATATTACCCCAGCACGATTATGATGGCATTTTCCTGCAAGGCTTATTACCCGAAATGAAGGCCATGGATTTCCggcaaaaaatcattttcaaaagacGTATTTATGAGGTTTTAGgcgaaatatttgataattccTCACAAGCCTCCTCAACCACCTCCAATCAAATACCTCACACTAATAATGCCTCCTCTTCATGCAGTTCTGTACAAGCAGTAAATCCCTCGGATTTGAATATGTTGCGACGACTAAATAATCTCTTGCAAGAACCCACTAACAGCCTCAATACTACCTCAACTCCAGCTAGATCGGCCAGTATTTCCTCTACCGTACTCTCCTCACCTGCCTCACCACACTCGGCAACCATGCCCACAGCGAAAATAGGCGCCACCACAAGATCCTCAGCCAGCATAACACGCGGCCGCCTAAGCAATGCCAATGTGGTGATACCCTCCCAGAATGTCAAAGAGGAGCCGGAGGGCAATTga